One Miscanthus floridulus cultivar M001 chromosome 11, ASM1932011v1, whole genome shotgun sequence DNA window includes the following coding sequences:
- the LOC136491705 gene encoding uncharacterized protein, translated as MVPGRASKSLGEITLPVQFGTASNFRVEHINFYVVDLNTTYHFILGRPALAKFVAISHYAYLVLKMPSPTRVLVLWANLSITYACQTESLALTEATDLSIQMSSMVNDAKTVLADDLEIPSLEPPRASTKSKETKEVGLDLDNSTKTIKIGDHLDPK; from the coding sequence atggtacctggcagggcatccaaatcGCTTGGTGAGATCACCCTCCCGGTACAatttggcacggcaagcaacttccgtgtcgagcacatcaacttctatgttgtCGACTTGAACACCACTTACCATttcatacttggtcggccagctctggccaagttcgtGGCCATAtcacactatgcctatctggtattgaagatgccttcgcctacaagAGTTCTAgttctatgggccaacctctccatcacctatgcctgccaaacagagagtctcgccctcaccgaagccaccgacctctccatccagatgtcCAGCATGGTCAACGATGCCAAGACGGTGCTCgccgatgacctggagatcccatcactggagcctcctcgtgcctccaccaagtccaaggaaacaaaggaggttgGCCTCGACCTCGACAACtccaccaagaccatcaagattggggatcatctcgaccccaaatag